In a single window of the Streptomyces cinnabarinus genome:
- a CDS encoding PmoA family protein has protein sequence MSMRVSHANGEHIAVAAANGTEILRYVYRPDPDAFESPKPYAHPLRTLAGHTVTGYRPHDHRWHKGLQMTASHLSGQNFWGGNSYVHGEGYQRLPERVGSMRHDGFSPFALTDDRFACTEDLTWVEHGGAEWARETRGLTVHSVDEESGSWALDWSIRLTNVRDEALKFGSPTTAGRELAGYTGLQWRGPRDFTGGAVFAPGTDAEKLMGSQGPWLAFTAEHDDVDAHSTLVFAHAPENLDALHESHWFVRSEPFPTVAFSWAFFEEFELAPGESFGYRYRVVIADGAWDTERVTAHLDGLPW, from the coding sequence ATGAGCATGCGAGTCAGCCACGCGAACGGCGAGCACATCGCGGTCGCGGCGGCGAACGGCACGGAGATTCTCCGCTACGTGTACCGCCCCGACCCCGACGCCTTCGAGTCCCCCAAGCCGTACGCGCACCCGCTGCGGACCCTCGCCGGTCACACGGTGACCGGGTACCGGCCCCATGACCACCGCTGGCACAAGGGCCTGCAGATGACCGCGAGCCATCTGTCGGGGCAGAACTTCTGGGGCGGCAACAGCTATGTCCACGGCGAGGGTTACCAGCGCCTGCCCGAGCGGGTCGGCTCGATGCGGCACGACGGCTTCTCCCCATTCGCCCTGACCGACGACCGGTTCGCCTGCACCGAGGACCTGACCTGGGTGGAGCACGGCGGTGCGGAATGGGCCCGTGAGACACGCGGGCTCACCGTCCACTCCGTAGACGAGGAGTCCGGTTCCTGGGCCCTTGACTGGTCGATCCGCCTCACCAACGTACGCGACGAAGCACTGAAGTTCGGGTCGCCGACCACCGCCGGACGCGAGCTGGCCGGTTACACCGGACTCCAGTGGCGCGGACCGCGGGACTTCACCGGCGGAGCGGTCTTCGCCCCCGGTACCGACGCCGAGAAGCTGATGGGCTCCCAGGGCCCCTGGCTGGCCTTCACCGCCGAGCACGACGACGTCGACGCGCACTCCACGCTCGTCTTCGCGCACGCGCCGGAGAACCTGGATGCCCTTCATGAGTCGCACTGGTTCGTGCGCTCCGAGCCGTTCCCCACGGTCGCGTTCTCCTGGGCGTTCTTCGAGGAGTTCGAGCTGGCACCGGGCGAGTCCTTCGGCTACCGCTACCGGGTGGTGATCGCCGACGGGGCCTGGGACACCGAGCGCGTCACCGCGCACCTGGACGGCCTGCCATGGTGA
- a CDS encoding Gfo/Idh/MocA family protein, producing the protein MSLSPAPPVRRRVAVVGTGAIVSGSHLSALAAHAERTELVAAVDVDQGRLDAFRDLAGGTVTGYTSMAAMLDAERPDLVLIGTPPALHREQTIAALRTGAWVLCEKPLTLSLAEYDEIAAAEDESGAYAAVIFQHRYGSGAAHARELITSGELGAPRVAHCQTTWHRDAAYYAVPWRGRWASEGGGPTMGHGIHQYDLLLHLLGEWDEIRAMAARLVHDTESEDVSTALVRFHSGALATVVNSVLSPHEVSRIRVDCADATVELTHLYGHRNEDWVYTPAPHVAADRAAAWRTPAADVPSSHTAQLGGLLDAYDAGVRPPGSGPEARATLEFAAALYKSAFTGLPVRSGEIVPGDPFYAAMHGDHPVWAPKERA; encoded by the coding sequence ATGTCCTTGTCCCCCGCGCCCCCCGTGCGCCGTCGCGTCGCCGTCGTCGGCACCGGTGCCATCGTCAGCGGCAGCCATCTGTCCGCTCTCGCGGCGCACGCCGAACGGACGGAGCTGGTCGCCGCCGTGGACGTGGACCAGGGCAGGCTCGACGCCTTCCGGGACCTCGCGGGCGGGACCGTCACCGGCTACACCTCGATGGCCGCCATGCTGGACGCCGAACGCCCCGACCTGGTGCTCATCGGCACCCCGCCCGCCCTGCACCGGGAGCAGACGATCGCCGCGCTCAGGACCGGCGCCTGGGTGCTGTGCGAGAAGCCGCTCACCCTCTCCCTCGCCGAGTACGACGAGATCGCCGCGGCCGAGGACGAGTCCGGCGCCTATGCCGCCGTGATCTTCCAGCACCGCTACGGCTCCGGCGCGGCGCACGCCCGCGAGCTGATCACCAGCGGCGAGCTGGGCGCCCCGCGGGTCGCCCACTGCCAGACCACCTGGCACCGGGACGCGGCCTACTACGCGGTGCCCTGGCGCGGCCGCTGGGCCAGCGAGGGCGGCGGCCCGACCATGGGTCACGGCATCCACCAGTACGACCTGCTGCTGCATCTGCTCGGCGAGTGGGACGAGATCCGCGCCATGGCCGCGCGGCTGGTCCACGACACCGAGAGCGAGGACGTCTCCACCGCCCTGGTCCGCTTCCACAGCGGCGCCTTGGCCACCGTCGTCAACAGCGTGCTCTCCCCGCACGAGGTCAGCCGGATCCGCGTCGACTGCGCCGACGCCACGGTCGAGCTGACCCATCTCTACGGGCACCGCAACGAGGACTGGGTCTACACCCCGGCACCCCACGTCGCCGCCGACCGCGCCGCGGCCTGGCGCACCCCGGCCGCCGACGTGCCCAGCTCCCACACGGCCCAGCTCGGCGGCCTGCTCGACGCGTACGACGCGGGCGTACGGCCGCCGGGGAGCGGTCCGGAGGCGCGGGCCACGCTCGAATTCGCCGCCGCCCTGTACAAGTCGGCGTTCACCGGCCTGCCGGTCCGCTCCGGCGAGATCGTCCCGGGTGATCCTTTCTATGCGGCGATGCACGGCGATCACCCCGTCTGGGCCCCGAAGGAGCGCGCATGA
- a CDS encoding GNAT family N-acetyltransferase: protein MPNHELLTAADIQLMQGLAQHVTAVRPDLVNSDASFGELAWNWGKGHTAHGATWPRRLWFSGGDLVAWAWGRLPHQVRRGDGTVKDVTGAYLAYQVRPDHAGLVDEVIDWYDGTAAGLDRTVVPSAVDEFGLERWAAHGYRTDPDALGDTGSWTQLNQRDLIDLEQPELPDGYRFRTAAEAGPEAAVQAHTSAWAPTAYTAESYEGVRRTTAYRGDLHLLVEAPNGTMAASTIMWLDEANRTAEFEPVGTHRDYRRLGLARAMLLHGMHLARAAGATHMTVACLGAPGHPSARGLYYSVGFRKFTRDAPLLKTP, encoded by the coding sequence ATGCCGAACCACGAGCTGCTCACCGCCGCGGACATACAGCTCATGCAGGGACTGGCGCAGCACGTCACCGCCGTCCGCCCGGACCTGGTGAACAGCGACGCCTCGTTCGGCGAGCTGGCCTGGAACTGGGGCAAGGGCCACACCGCCCACGGCGCGACCTGGCCCCGTCGGCTGTGGTTCTCCGGCGGGGACCTCGTGGCGTGGGCCTGGGGCCGGCTGCCGCATCAGGTGCGGCGCGGCGACGGGACGGTGAAGGACGTCACCGGCGCCTACCTGGCGTATCAGGTCCGCCCCGACCACGCCGGACTGGTCGACGAGGTGATCGACTGGTACGACGGCACGGCCGCGGGCCTCGACCGTACGGTGGTGCCGAGTGCCGTCGACGAGTTCGGGCTGGAGCGCTGGGCGGCGCACGGCTACCGGACCGACCCCGACGCGCTCGGCGACACCGGCTCCTGGACCCAGCTCAACCAGCGGGACCTCATCGACCTGGAACAGCCGGAGCTCCCGGACGGATACCGGTTCCGCACCGCCGCCGAGGCCGGGCCCGAGGCCGCGGTCCAGGCCCATACGAGCGCCTGGGCGCCCACGGCGTACACGGCCGAGAGCTACGAGGGCGTACGGCGGACGACGGCGTACCGCGGCGACCTCCACCTCCTGGTGGAGGCGCCGAACGGGACGATGGCGGCCTCGACGATCATGTGGCTGGACGAGGCGAACCGGACCGCCGAGTTCGAGCCGGTCGGCACGCACCGGGACTACCGGCGTCTCGGGCTGGCCAGGGCGATGCTGCTGCACGGCATGCACCTGGCACGGGCGGCTGGGGCCACGCACATGACGGTCGCCTGCCTGGGCGCGCCGGGGCATCCCTCGGCGCGGGGGCTGTACTACAGCGTCGGGTTCCGGAAGTTCACGCGGGACGCCCCGCTCCTCAAGACGCCGTGA
- a CDS encoding RNA polymerase sigma factor, translating into MEDALSTDVDLAEDVETTTAPLPGIELAEALHHEQYPALVRFLLLHGASWAEAQDAAQDAFTQMCAPGVSLTHPRAWLRTVAWRSWVSQQVKPEDACAEMPEPRASLRWQTPAHAAELGEEERRVISLLLCLPAKQRAALAWHLDGFTTQESARAMGTTQAAVRQNLARARAALRQGLGLEGRSGNGFDSGLDGDRRAT; encoded by the coding sequence GTGGAGGACGCGCTCAGTACTGACGTCGATCTCGCCGAGGACGTCGAGACCACCACGGCGCCCTTACCCGGCATCGAACTCGCCGAGGCGCTGCACCACGAGCAGTACCCGGCGCTGGTCCGCTTCCTGCTGCTGCACGGCGCGTCATGGGCGGAGGCGCAGGACGCGGCGCAGGACGCGTTCACCCAGATGTGCGCGCCCGGAGTGTCGTTGACCCACCCGCGGGCCTGGCTGCGCACCGTCGCCTGGCGGTCCTGGGTGAGTCAGCAGGTCAAACCCGAGGACGCCTGTGCCGAGATGCCCGAGCCCCGGGCCTCGCTCCGCTGGCAGACACCCGCCCACGCGGCCGAGCTGGGTGAGGAGGAGCGCCGGGTGATCTCCCTGCTGCTGTGCCTGCCCGCCAAGCAACGCGCGGCCCTGGCCTGGCATCTGGACGGCTTCACCACGCAGGAGAGCGCCCGCGCGATGGGCACCACGCAGGCGGCCGTACGCCAGAACCTGGCCCGCGCCAGGGCGGCCCTCAGGCAGGGCCTGGGTCTGGAAGGCCGCTCCGGCAACGGCTTCGACAGCGGCCTCGACGGAGACAGGAGGGCGACATGA
- a CDS encoding DegT/DnrJ/EryC1/StrS family aminotransferase, which translates to MPYGSRLAATMTRRLGRECVYTPSARLALYLALRRWCRPGARVLMSPVNDDVILFVVLAAGCRPVQAPVSPWDGNIDVTAVPESTWRNIDAVLTTNLYGLPDRVPELRRRCDQLGIPLIEDAAHAIGSHVDGRPIGTFGTAAAFSLSKHVAATAGGFLAVEDARTRRELELLRDDLLTPRRLRDDLNVTLRPLARSTVRTLRLVRPVWRTLQHLGLLERDEFRMDLHAPLLTASARSAPSLTAYEPWVRVDLHGFRVRHGALVRGQLGLRLSRLEEDLVRRRAGVALLSGTAWVSAALRERALHDGPLPLFRVPLLVNDRDALLERMVDHGMVCGYVYDPPLDDYAGAEFVEPSPDPRAARWFASHVLPADPLLARRMTGALTRERATTARPSFPKAVKDANPPAPLGQ; encoded by the coding sequence ATGCCGTACGGATCGCGGCTCGCCGCGACGATGACGCGGCGGCTCGGACGCGAATGCGTCTACACGCCCTCGGCGCGGCTGGCCCTCTACCTGGCGCTCCGGCGCTGGTGCAGGCCCGGCGCCCGGGTGCTGATGTCGCCGGTGAACGACGACGTGATCCTCTTCGTGGTCCTGGCGGCCGGCTGCCGGCCCGTGCAGGCCCCCGTCTCCCCGTGGGACGGCAACATCGACGTGACCGCCGTACCCGAGTCGACCTGGCGGAACATCGACGCCGTCCTGACCACCAACCTCTACGGACTGCCCGACCGGGTCCCGGAACTGCGCCGCCGCTGCGACCAGTTGGGGATCCCGCTGATCGAGGACGCGGCCCACGCCATCGGCAGCCACGTCGACGGGCGGCCGATCGGGACCTTCGGGACCGCCGCCGCCTTCAGCCTCTCCAAGCACGTCGCCGCGACGGCCGGCGGATTCCTCGCCGTCGAGGACGCCCGCACCCGGCGCGAGCTGGAACTGCTGCGCGACGACCTCCTCACCCCGCGCCGACTGCGCGACGACCTGAACGTGACCCTGCGCCCGCTGGCCCGTTCCACCGTCCGCACCCTGCGTCTGGTGCGTCCGGTGTGGCGCACCCTGCAACACCTCGGGCTGCTGGAGCGCGACGAGTTCCGGATGGACCTGCACGCCCCCCTGCTGACCGCCTCCGCCCGCTCGGCGCCCAGCCTGACCGCCTACGAGCCCTGGGTCCGCGTCGACCTGCACGGCTTCCGCGTCCGCCACGGCGCCTTGGTCCGCGGCCAGTTGGGGCTGCGCCTGTCCCGCCTGGAGGAGGACCTCGTCCGGCGCCGGGCCGGAGTCGCCCTGCTCTCCGGCACCGCCTGGGTCTCCGCCGCCCTGCGTGAACGGGCCCTGCACGACGGGCCGTTGCCGCTGTTCCGGGTCCCGCTCCTGGTGAACGACCGCGACGCCCTCCTGGAACGCATGGTCGACCACGGCATGGTCTGCGGCTACGTCTACGACCCACCGCTCGACGACTACGCCGGCGCCGAGTTCGTCGAACCCTCCCCCGACCCCCGGGCGGCCCGCTGGTTCGCCTCCCATGTCCTGCCCGCCGACCCCCTCCTGGCCCGCCGGATGACCGGCGCCCTCACCCGGGAGCGGGCGACGACCGCGCGGCCCTCCTTCCCCAAGGCGGTCAAGGACGCCAATCCGCCGGCGCCGCTGGGGCAGTAG
- a CDS encoding GNAT family N-acetyltransferase, with translation MRSTSSTDTDITVHRPGELSAPLRAAWHRSMDESPEYANPFLSPEFAAGVGRHRGGVQIGVLHESGEPVGFLPHERNLLGVGRAIGLGLSDRQALVHRPGILWDTEELLRGCGLASFEFDHLVEEQKPFGRHVTGMFASPVIDLEPGDGDYPAWLRATYPGQAKTTLKKERRLARDIGEVRFVFDERDPQMLHRLMEWKSAQYRRTGRMDRFARPWIVALVDDLFRLREEHFTGVLSVLYAGERPVAAHFGPRSRTVLAAWFTAYDPEFHYYSPGLMMHLRTAEAAARHAVRLIDLGRGDKEYKDWLKTRELRVGEGFATRPHPVAAAHRMWRRPVRGLRNTVLAHPGLREPADRLLKTVGSLRAARSH, from the coding sequence ATGCGATCCACGAGCAGCACCGATACGGACATAACCGTTCACAGACCCGGCGAGCTGAGCGCCCCGCTGCGCGCGGCCTGGCACCGGTCCATGGACGAGTCGCCGGAGTACGCCAACCCGTTCCTGTCACCGGAGTTCGCCGCCGGAGTCGGCCGGCACCGGGGCGGGGTCCAGATAGGCGTGCTGCACGAAAGCGGCGAGCCCGTCGGCTTTTTACCGCACGAGCGCAATCTCCTGGGCGTCGGCCGGGCGATCGGCCTCGGGCTCTCCGACCGCCAGGCCCTGGTGCACCGGCCCGGGATCCTCTGGGACACCGAGGAACTGCTGCGCGGCTGCGGGCTCGCCAGCTTCGAGTTCGACCATCTCGTGGAGGAACAGAAGCCGTTCGGACGCCACGTCACCGGGATGTTCGCCTCGCCGGTGATTGACCTGGAGCCGGGCGACGGCGACTATCCGGCCTGGCTGCGGGCCACTTACCCGGGTCAGGCCAAGACGACGCTGAAGAAGGAGCGGCGCCTGGCGCGCGATATCGGCGAGGTGCGGTTCGTCTTCGATGAGCGGGACCCGCAGATGCTGCACCGGCTCATGGAGTGGAAGTCCGCCCAGTACCGCAGGACCGGACGCATGGACCGGTTCGCCCGGCCCTGGATAGTGGCCCTGGTGGACGATCTGTTCCGGCTGCGCGAGGAGCACTTCACCGGAGTGCTCAGCGTGTTGTACGCCGGGGAGCGTCCCGTGGCCGCGCACTTCGGGCCGCGCTCGCGGACCGTCCTCGCGGCCTGGTTCACCGCCTACGACCCGGAGTTCCACTACTACTCGCCGGGCCTGATGATGCACCTGCGGACCGCCGAGGCGGCGGCCCGGCACGCGGTGCGGCTGATCGACCTCGGGCGGGGTGACAAGGAGTACAAGGACTGGCTCAAGACGCGTGAACTGCGGGTGGGGGAGGGCTTCGCGACCCGGCCCCATCCCGTGGCGGCGGCCCACCGGATGTGGCGCAGGCCCGTACGCGGGCTGCGCAACACCGTCCTCGCCCACCCCGGGCTGCGGGAACCGGCCGACCGGCTGCTGAAGACGGTCGGCTCGCTGCGCGCCGCGCGCAGCCACTGA
- a CDS encoding WD40/YVTN/BNR-like repeat-containing protein translates to MGRGLLSLVLATLTGAALLAAPASAAPPPPPTDVYRPVRGPAAPAEYRYLQKTLPGESIPRHAHDLATAEARELPTVGGRWKSVGPTNIGGRIVSLALDPKRADTLYAAAASGGLWRSTDAGQTFHSVWPDSWTQAMGAVATAPDGTLYVGTGEPNPGGGSITYEGTGLYRSKDGGRSWQPLGLRDSGAISAITVDPANPRRLYVAAAGSLYNGGGDRGVYRSEDGGATWQRILAGANEFTGATEIIKDGNRLYAVLWDHRRRPDLRTYGGVGSGVFRSDDDGATWERLGGGLPAEGPDVGRIGLAVAGEKLYAIVNKASGPFEGFYASADGGDSWNRTPANADLANSQSSFGWWFGKVWIDPRNSEHAHVAGVALLTTKDGGDTWSADGTSIHVDHHAMVWDPRRPGRVYLGNDGGVYRSDSDGDGGWVKARHEPYTQLYSAAISPQDVTRISGGAQDNGSLRSWGGDGFNEYLGGDGEENLIDPTDVNKVIACYQYGNCFRSTDGGDTLTYFADATTFKRRNWFTPVVHDPSDPKVLYYGSEVLNRSTDGGVTWQPISPDLTGGPGADPIYTNFGTITSVAPASDGRTVYVGTDDGRVWVTRDLGATWTKLAEGRPWVTRVVVDPKNPDRVFTTHSGYRSGSPLPHVYGSTDGGAHWRNLSGNLPSAPVNDLVVARGGALYIGTDQGVFASFKGGGKWLRLGRGMPAVPVDDIEYDAGHQRLVAATFGRGFYELKVS, encoded by the coding sequence ATGGGCAGAGGTCTGCTGTCGCTCGTGCTCGCCACCCTCACCGGAGCCGCCCTGCTCGCGGCGCCGGCGTCGGCGGCACCACCGCCCCCGCCCACCGACGTCTACCGGCCGGTCCGGGGTCCGGCCGCGCCGGCGGAGTACCGCTACCTCCAGAAGACCCTGCCGGGCGAGTCGATACCCCGGCACGCCCATGACCTCGCCACGGCCGAGGCCCGTGAACTGCCCACCGTCGGCGGGCGCTGGAAGAGCGTCGGCCCGACCAACATCGGCGGCCGGATCGTCTCCCTCGCACTCGACCCGAAGCGCGCGGACACGCTGTACGCGGCCGCCGCGAGCGGTGGTCTGTGGCGCAGCACCGACGCCGGGCAGACCTTCCACTCGGTGTGGCCGGACAGCTGGACCCAAGCCATGGGCGCGGTGGCGACCGCCCCCGACGGCACGCTGTACGTGGGCACCGGCGAGCCCAACCCGGGCGGCGGCAGCATCACGTACGAGGGGACGGGCCTGTACCGCAGCAAGGACGGCGGCCGGAGCTGGCAGCCGCTCGGGCTGCGCGACTCGGGCGCGATCAGCGCCATCACCGTCGACCCGGCGAACCCGCGCCGCCTGTATGTCGCGGCGGCCGGTTCGCTCTACAACGGCGGCGGCGACCGGGGCGTCTACCGCTCCGAGGACGGCGGCGCCACCTGGCAGCGGATCCTCGCGGGCGCGAACGAGTTCACCGGCGCCACCGAGATCATCAAGGACGGCAACCGGCTCTACGCGGTCCTGTGGGACCACCGCAGACGCCCCGACCTGAGGACGTACGGCGGGGTCGGCTCGGGCGTCTTCCGCAGCGACGACGACGGCGCGACCTGGGAGCGCCTGGGCGGCGGACTGCCCGCCGAGGGACCGGACGTGGGCCGGATCGGGCTCGCGGTGGCGGGCGAGAAGCTCTACGCGATCGTCAACAAGGCGAGCGGCCCCTTCGAGGGCTTCTACGCCTCCGCCGACGGCGGCGACTCCTGGAACCGCACTCCGGCCAACGCCGACCTGGCCAACTCCCAGTCCAGTTTCGGCTGGTGGTTCGGCAAGGTGTGGATCGACCCGAGGAACTCCGAGCACGCGCATGTGGCCGGTGTCGCCCTGCTCACCACCAAGGACGGCGGTGACACCTGGTCCGCGGACGGCACCAGCATCCATGTCGACCATCACGCGATGGTGTGGGACCCGCGTCGTCCGGGCCGGGTCTACCTGGGCAACGACGGCGGCGTCTACCGCTCCGACTCCGACGGCGACGGCGGCTGGGTCAAGGCCCGGCACGAGCCGTACACCCAGCTCTACAGCGCCGCGATCAGCCCGCAGGACGTGACCCGGATCTCGGGCGGCGCCCAGGACAACGGCTCGCTGCGCTCCTGGGGCGGGGACGGCTTCAACGAGTACCTCGGCGGTGACGGCGAGGAGAACCTCATCGACCCGACCGACGTGAACAAGGTCATCGCCTGCTACCAGTACGGCAATTGCTTCCGCTCCACGGACGGCGGCGACACCCTCACGTACTTCGCGGACGCCACGACCTTCAAGCGCCGCAACTGGTTCACGCCGGTCGTCCACGACCCGAGCGACCCGAAGGTCCTCTACTACGGCTCCGAGGTGCTCAACCGCTCCACGGACGGCGGCGTCACCTGGCAGCCCATCAGCCCGGACCTGACCGGCGGACCGGGCGCGGACCCGATCTACACCAACTTCGGCACCATCACCTCCGTCGCCCCCGCCTCCGACGGCCGCACGGTCTACGTCGGCACGGACGACGGCCGGGTCTGGGTGACCAGGGACCTCGGGGCGACCTGGACGAAGCTCGCCGAGGGCCGCCCCTGGGTGACCCGGGTGGTCGTCGACCCGAAGAACCCCGACCGCGTCTTCACCACCCACTCCGGCTACCGCTCCGGCTCCCCGCTCCCCCACGTCTACGGCAGCACCGACGGCGGCGCGCACTGGCGGAACCTCTCCGGGAACCTCCCCTCGGCGCCCGTCAACGACCTCGTGGTCGCCCGGGGCGGCGCCCTCTACATCGGCACCGACCAGGGCGTGTTCGCGAGCTTCAAGGGCGGCGGCAAGTGGCTGCGGCTGGGGCGCGGTATGCCCGCGGTGCCGGTGGATGACATCGAGTACGACGCCGGGCACCAGAGGCTGGTGGCGGCGACCTTCGGGCGGGGCTTCTACGAGCTGAAGGTCAGCTGA
- a CDS encoding glycoside hydrolase family 36 protein, whose translation MTGTADAALNSCQSTLTWGHPALRAEFAVAADGTLRLIRLGDSAGADPEAALPLVELTAFGHGSGWSGPRFTGTALGARLRYRGHRTARQGAWESLTVELHDPATGLTAFAELSSPHGTPVLRSRVRLRNDGHEPLVIQSVTSLLLGALPSPDALDVHRARNDWLAECRWYTEPLRDTVADIHVSAHQHDSRAALRLTGRGSWPTDGHLAMGAVTDRGSGRAWAWQIESPAGWRWDLGEWAHGSHLALNGPTDAEHQWRVRLGPGEEFTTVPVALAVGAGFDEALGALTAYRRAIRRPHPDHIRLPVVFNDYMNTLMGDPTTEKLLPLIDAAAAAGVEYFCIDSGWYDDNEGWWDSVGEWLPSARRFPGGGIRAVLDRIRERGMVPGLWLEPEVVGVRSPVADTLPPEAFFRRDGIRLVEQGRHQLDLRHPAARAHLDRTVDRLVGDWGVGYLKLDYNIAVDPGTCGPGDLAPGAGLLGHAQAHLDWLTGVLDRHPGLVVENCASGGMRMDGATLAVAQLQSTSDQQDPLRYPPIAAAAPTAVPPEQGAVWAYPQPEYDDDLIAFTLGGALLGRIHLSGHLDRMAERQLALVRDAVDTYKAIRADLARAVPFWPLGLPGWTDEWLALGLRTKDAAYVSVWRRGGPSELRLPIAHLARRAVRPDILHPSRPGAGSADWDGTGLRVSVPHTPGVLLIRLTV comes from the coding sequence TTGACCGGTACGGCGGACGCGGCCCTCAACAGCTGTCAGAGCACGCTGACTTGGGGGCATCCGGCCCTTCGTGCCGAGTTCGCCGTCGCCGCCGACGGAACACTGCGGCTGATCCGGCTCGGGGACTCCGCAGGCGCCGACCCGGAGGCCGCGCTCCCCCTCGTCGAACTCACCGCCTTCGGCCACGGCAGCGGCTGGTCAGGACCCCGCTTCACCGGCACCGCCCTCGGGGCCCGCCTGCGCTACCGGGGGCACCGCACCGCACGGCAGGGCGCCTGGGAGTCGCTCACCGTCGAACTCCACGACCCGGCAACCGGATTGACCGCCTTCGCCGAACTGTCCTCCCCGCACGGCACCCCCGTCCTGCGCTCCCGGGTACGCCTGCGCAACGACGGCCACGAACCCCTCGTCATCCAGTCCGTCACCAGCCTCCTGCTCGGCGCCCTTCCCTCCCCGGACGCCCTCGACGTGCACCGCGCCCGCAATGACTGGCTCGCGGAATGCCGTTGGTACACCGAACCTCTGCGCGACACCGTGGCCGACATCCACGTCAGCGCCCATCAGCACGACAGCCGGGCCGCGCTCAGGCTCACCGGCCGCGGGAGCTGGCCCACCGACGGGCACCTGGCGATGGGCGCGGTCACCGACCGGGGGAGCGGGCGGGCCTGGGCTTGGCAGATCGAGTCACCGGCGGGGTGGCGCTGGGACCTGGGCGAGTGGGCGCACGGCAGCCATCTCGCGCTCAACGGCCCCACGGACGCCGAACATCAATGGCGGGTCCGGCTCGGGCCCGGCGAGGAGTTCACCACCGTCCCGGTGGCGCTGGCCGTCGGCGCCGGGTTCGACGAGGCGCTCGGCGCGCTCACCGCGTACCGGCGCGCGATCCGTCGCCCGCACCCCGACCACATCCGGCTGCCCGTCGTCTTCAACGACTACATGAACACGCTGATGGGCGACCCGACGACGGAGAAACTGCTGCCGCTGATCGACGCCGCCGCCGCGGCCGGGGTGGAGTACTTCTGCATCGACTCCGGCTGGTACGACGACAACGAGGGCTGGTGGGACAGCGTCGGGGAGTGGCTGCCGTCAGCGCGCCGGTTCCCCGGAGGCGGCATTCGGGCCGTCCTCGACCGGATCCGGGAGCGTGGCATGGTGCCGGGGCTGTGGCTGGAGCCGGAGGTCGTCGGGGTGCGCAGCCCGGTCGCGGACACGCTGCCGCCGGAGGCGTTCTTCCGGCGCGACGGCATCCGGCTCGTGGAACAGGGGCGGCACCAGCTCGACCTACGGCATCCCGCGGCCCGCGCGCACCTGGACCGCACGGTGGACCGCCTGGTCGGCGACTGGGGCGTCGGCTATCTCAAGCTGGACTACAACATCGCCGTCGACCCCGGCACCTGCGGCCCCGGCGACCTCGCCCCCGGCGCCGGACTGCTCGGCCACGCCCAGGCCCACCTGGACTGGCTGACCGGCGTCCTCGACCGCCACCCCGGTCTGGTCGTCGAGAACTGCGCCTCGGGCGGCATGCGCATGGACGGCGCCACCCTTGCCGTCGCCCAACTCCAGTCCACCAGCGACCAACAGGACCCTCTGCGCTACCCGCCGATCGCCGCCGCCGCCCCGACGGCGGTACCGCCGGAACAGGGCGCGGTGTGGGCTTACCCCCAGCCCGAGTACGACGACGACCTGATCGCCTTCACGCTCGGCGGAGCACTCCTGGGCCGCATCCACCTCTCCGGGCACCTGGACCGGATGGCGGAGCGTCAACTGGCCCTGGTCCGGGACGCAGTGGACACGTACAAGGCGATCCGTGCCGATCTGGCGCGGGCGGTGCCGTTCTGGCCGCTCGGGCTGCCCGGCTGGACGGACGAGTGGCTGGCGCTGGGTCTGCGCACCAAGGACGCCGCCTACGTCTCGGTCTGGCGGCGCGGCGGACCATCCGAACTGCGCCTGCCCATCGCCCACTTGGCAAGGCGTGCGGTACGGCCGGACATCCTGCACCCGTCCCGCCCCGGCGCCGGCTCGGCCGACTGGGACGGGACGGGGCTGCGGGTGTCCGTACCGCACACGCCCGGGGTGCTGCTCATCCGGCTGACTGTCTGA